The proteins below are encoded in one region of Pieris rapae chromosome W, ilPieRapa1.1, whole genome shotgun sequence:
- the LOC123690487 gene encoding uncharacterized protein LOC123690487, translating into MEDLKKSLRDVSEMVSAKMEEFQQRLIATQSRSPSLEQTPLAKEFEVFKSSVLFCLENLQAQMAMLFKVQDEQEMRSRRKCLLLHGVNETKDESSGSIAKMISVLLKCPNLTEQSLTRCHRLGIISREKPRPILIKLREHDDKLRIWAAKTSLKGTGITLSEFLTKSRHSLFMEARKRFGVTKCWTRDGRVQVIGADGKLRRISSLKELDTVPDSIPLSSTTDDPRLRGDKTCNKKGSKKV; encoded by the coding sequence ATGGAGGATCTTAAGAAGTCTCTAAGGGATGTATCCGAAATGGTGTCTGCCAAAATGGAAGAGTTCCAGCAGCGCCTTATTGCAACGCAGAGTAGGTCCCCTTCGCTGGAACAAACTCCTCTTGCTAAGGAGTTCGAGGTATTTAAAAGTTCAGTTCTCTTTTGCCTTGAGAATCTCCAGGCTCAAATGGCGATGCTATTTAAAGTACAGGACGAGCAGGAGATGCGCAGCAGGCGAAAGTGTCTGTTGCTGCATGGGGTTAACGAAACAAAGGATGAAAGTTCAGGCTCCATAGCTAAGATGATATCCGTCCTACTTAAGTGTCCCAACTTAACAGAGCAGAGCCTCACCAGGTGTCATCGATTGGGAATTATATCCAGAGAGAAGCCTAGGCCAATCTTAATAAAGCTTCGAGAGCATGACGATAAATTAAGGATCTGGGCTGCCAAAACTAGTCTTAAAGGCACGGGCATAACCTTGTCTGagtttttaactaaatcaaGGCACTCTTTATTTATGGAGGCGAGAAAGCGGTTTGGTGTCACGAAATGCTGGACCAGGGATGGACGGGTACAAGTGATAGGGGCTGATGGGAAACTTCGACGCATCTCTTCACTGAAGGAACTGGATACAGTCCCAGACAGCATCCCCTTATCGTCCACCACCGATGATCCAAGGCTGAGAGGAGACAAGACCTGTAACAAGAAGGGTTCAAAGAAGGTTTAA